One genomic region from Sciurus carolinensis chromosome 2, mSciCar1.2, whole genome shotgun sequence encodes:
- the Mex3b gene encoding RNA-binding protein MEX3B: MPSSLFADLERNGSGGGGGGGGGGGGGGSSSGGGETLDDQRALQLALDQLSLLGLDSDEGASLYDSEPRKKSVNMTECVPVPSSEHVAEIVGRQGCKIKALRAKTNTYIKTPVRGEEPVFVVTGRKEDVAMARREIISAAEHFSMIRASRNKNTALNGAVPGPPNLPGQTTIQVRVPYRVVGLVVGPKGATIKRIQQQTHTYIVTPSRDKEPVFEVTGMPENVDRAREEIEAHIALRTGGIIELTDENDFHANGTDVGFDLHHGSGGSGPGSLWSKPTPSITPTPGRKPFSSYRNDSSSSLGSASTDSYFGGGTSGSTAATPRLADYSPPSPALSFAHNGNNNNNGNGYAYTAGEASVPSPDGCPELQPTFDPAPAPPPGAPLLWAQFERSPGGGPAAPVSSSCSSSASSSASSSSVVFPGGGASAPSNANLGLLVHRRLHPGTSCPRLSPPLHMAPGAGEHHLARRVRSDPGGGGLAYAAYANGLGTQLPGLQSSDTSGSSSSSSSSSSSSSSSSGLRRKGSRDCSVCFESEVIAALVPCGHNLFCMECANRICEKNEPECPVCHTAVTQAIRIFS, encoded by the exons ATGCCCAGCTCGCTGTTTGCAGACCTGGAGCGCAACGGCAGCGGCGGCGGAGGGGGAGGAGGTGGCGGGGGAggtggcggcggcagcagcagcggcggGGGAGAGACCCTGGATGACCAAAGAGCCCTGCAGCTTGCTCTCGACCAGCTCTCCCTGCTGGGGTTGGACAGTGACGAGGGCGCCTCTCTGTACGACAGCGAGCCGCGCAAGAAGAGCGTGAACATGACCGAGTGCGTGCCGGTTCCCAGTTCCGAGCATGTCGCGGAGATCGTGGGGAGGCAAG GTTGTAAAATCAAAGCGCTGCGGGCGAAGACCAATACTTACATCAAGACCCCAGTTCGCGGGGAGGAGCCTGTCTTTGTTGTGACGGGGAGGAAGGAGGATGTGGCCATGGCTCGGAGGGAGATCATCTCCGCCGCTGAGCACTTCTCCATGATCCGCGCCTCGCGTAACAAGAACACAGCACTCAACGGCGCGGTGCCAGGGCCGCCCAACCTGCCCGGGCAAACCACCATACAAGTGAGAGTGCCCTACCGCGTGGTGGGGCTTGTGGTGGGGCCCAAGGGCGCCACAATCAAGCGCATTCAGCAGCAGACACACACGTACATCGTGACTCCCAGCCGCGACAAGGAGCCAGTGTTCGAGGTGACAGGCATGCCTGAGAACGTGGATCGCGCTCGCGAAGAGATCGAGGCGCACATTGCCTTGCGCACCGGCGGCATCATTGAGCTCACAGATGAGAACGACTTCCACGCCAACGGCACAGATGTGGGCTTCGATCTGCATCACGGGTCCGGCGGGTCCGGCCCGGGTAGCCTCTGGAGCAAGCCCACCCCCAGCATCACTCCCACCCCTGGACGCAAGCCGTTTTCCAGTTACCGCAATGATAGTTCCAGCTCGCTTGGCAGCGCCTCTACAGACTCTTACTTCGGCGGCGGGACCAGTGGCAGCACAGCTGCCACCCCGCGCCTGGCGGACTACAGCCCTCCCAGCCCCGCGCTCAGCTTCGCGCACAACGGAAATAACAATAACAACGGCAATGGGTATGCCTACACAGCGGGAGAAGCCTCAGTCCCTTCCCCTGACGGCTGCCCTGAGCTGCAGCCCACCTTCGACCCAGCCCCCGCTCCCCCACCTGGGGCGCCTCTTCTCTGGGCTCAGTTTGAGCGGTCCCCTGGAGGCGGACCTGCAGCTCCTGtgtcctcttcctgctcttcctcgGCATCTTCCTCCGCCTCGTCGTCCTCTGTGGTCTTTCCCGGAGGTGGCGCCAGCGCGCCCTCCAATGCCAACCTGGGGCTGCTAGTGCACCGCCGACTGCACCCGGGCACTAGCTGCCCGCGCCTGTCTCCGCCCTTGCACATGGCTCCGGGGGCGGGTGAGCATCACTTGGCTCGCCGGGTGCGCAGCGACCCGGGAGGAGGAGGCCTGGCCTACGCTGCCTATGCCAACGGGCTAGGGACACAGCTACCTGGCTTGCAATCATCGGATACATCGGGATCCTCCTCATCGTCgagctcctcctccagctcttcatcctcttcctctGGTCTGCGGCGTAAGGGTAGCCGCGACTGTTCAGTGTGCTTCGAGAGCGAGGTGATCGCAGCGCTAGTGCCCTGCGGCCACAACCTATTCTGCATGGAGTGCGCCAATCGCATCTGCGAGAAGAACGAGCCCGAGTGCCCCGTCTGCCACACCGCGGTCACTCAGGCCATCCGCATCTTTTCCTGA